Proteins from a single region of Callithrix jacchus isolate 240 chromosome 12, calJac240_pri, whole genome shotgun sequence:
- the ANXA8L1 gene encoding annexin A8-like protein 1 isoform X1: MAWWKAWIEQEGVTVKSSSHFNPDPDAETLCKAMKGIGTNEQAIIDVLTRRSNVQRQQIAKSFKAQFGKDLTETLKSELSGKLERLIVALMYLPYRYEAKELHDAMKGLGTKEGIIIEILASRTKKQLQEIMKAYEEDYGSSLEEDIQADTSGYLERILVCLLQGSRDDVSGFVDPRLALQDAQDLHAAGEKIRGTDEMKFITILCTRSATHLLRVFEEYEKIANKSIEDSIKSETHGSLEEAMLTVVKCTRNLHSYFAERLYYAMKGAGTRDGTLIRNIVSRSEIDLNLIKCHFKKMYGKTLSSMIMEDTSGDYKNALLNLVGSDP; this comes from the exons ATTGAACAGGAGGGTGTCACAGTGAAGAGCAGCTCCCACTTCAACCCAGACCCTGATGCAGAGACCCTCTGCAAAGCCATGAAGGGGATCG GGACCAACGAGCAGGCCATCATTGATGTGCTCACCAGGAGGAGCAACGTGCAGCGGCAGCAGATCGCCAAGTCCTTCAAGGCTCAGTTCGGCAAG GACCTCACCGAGACCTTGAAGTCGGAGCTGAGTGGCAAGTTAGAGAGGCTCATTGTGGCCCTTATGTACCTGCCATACAGATACGAAGCCAAGGAGCTGCACGATGCCATGAAG GGCTTAGGAACCAAGGAGGGCATCATCATTGAGATCCTGGCCTCTCGGACCAAGAAGCAGCTGCAGGAGATAATGAAGGCATATGAGGAAG ACTACGGGTCCAGCCTGGAGGAGGACATCCAGGCAGACACAAGTGGCTACCTGGAGAGGATCCTCGTGTGCCTCCTGCAG GGCAGCAGGGATGATGTGAGCGGCTTTGTGGACCCGAGACTGGCCCTCCAAGACGCACAG GATCTGCATGCAGCAGGAGAGAAGATTCGTGGGACTGATGAGATGAAATTCATCACCATCCTGTGTACACGGAGTGCCACTCACCTGCTGAGAG TGTTTGAAGAGTATGAGAAAATTGCCAACAAGAGCATTGAGGACAGCATCAAGAGTGAGACTCACGGCTCACTGGAGGAGGCCATGCTCACCGTGG TGAAATGCACCCGAAACCTCCACAGCTACTTTGCAGAGAGACTCTACTACGCCATGAAG GGAGCAGGGACACGTGACGGGACCCTGATAAGGAACATCGTTTCAAGGAGCGAGATTGACTTAAATCTTATCAAGTGTCACTTCAAGAAGATGTATGGCAAGACCCTCAGCAGCATGATCATG GAAGACACCAGCGGGGACTACAAGAATGCCCTGTTGAACCTGGTGGGCAGCGACCCCTGA
- the ANXA8L1 gene encoding annexin A8-like protein 1 isoform X2 — MAWWKAWIEQEGVTVKSSSHFNPDPDAETLCKAMKGIGTNEQAIIDVLTRRSNVQRQQIAKSFKAQFGKDLTETLKSELSGKLERLIVALMYLPYRYEAKELHDAMKGLGTKEGIIIEILASRTKKQLQEIMKAYEEDYGSSLEEDIQADTSGYLERILVCLLQGSRDDVSGFVDPRLALQDAQDLHAAGEKIRGTDEMKFITILCTRSATHLLRVFEEYEKIANKSIEDSIKSETHGSLEEAMLTVVKCTRNLHSYFAERLYYAMKEDTSGDYKNALLNLVGSDP, encoded by the exons ATTGAACAGGAGGGTGTCACAGTGAAGAGCAGCTCCCACTTCAACCCAGACCCTGATGCAGAGACCCTCTGCAAAGCCATGAAGGGGATCG GGACCAACGAGCAGGCCATCATTGATGTGCTCACCAGGAGGAGCAACGTGCAGCGGCAGCAGATCGCCAAGTCCTTCAAGGCTCAGTTCGGCAAG GACCTCACCGAGACCTTGAAGTCGGAGCTGAGTGGCAAGTTAGAGAGGCTCATTGTGGCCCTTATGTACCTGCCATACAGATACGAAGCCAAGGAGCTGCACGATGCCATGAAG GGCTTAGGAACCAAGGAGGGCATCATCATTGAGATCCTGGCCTCTCGGACCAAGAAGCAGCTGCAGGAGATAATGAAGGCATATGAGGAAG ACTACGGGTCCAGCCTGGAGGAGGACATCCAGGCAGACACAAGTGGCTACCTGGAGAGGATCCTCGTGTGCCTCCTGCAG GGCAGCAGGGATGATGTGAGCGGCTTTGTGGACCCGAGACTGGCCCTCCAAGACGCACAG GATCTGCATGCAGCAGGAGAGAAGATTCGTGGGACTGATGAGATGAAATTCATCACCATCCTGTGTACACGGAGTGCCACTCACCTGCTGAGAG TGTTTGAAGAGTATGAGAAAATTGCCAACAAGAGCATTGAGGACAGCATCAAGAGTGAGACTCACGGCTCACTGGAGGAGGCCATGCTCACCGTGG TGAAATGCACCCGAAACCTCCACAGCTACTTTGCAGAGAGACTCTACTACGCCATGAAG GAAGACACCAGCGGGGACTACAAGAATGCCCTGTTGAACCTGGTGGGCAGCGACCCCTGA